In a genomic window of Bradyrhizobium ontarionense:
- a CDS encoding trehalose-6-phosphate synthase, with protein MNLVVVSNRVARGKASEPMTGGLAAALLPVVENSGAVWVGSSGRVRDGAQMEPIAQIEQIGAGALALLDFPAAHYAGYYEGFANSVLWPALHSRSDLISMSQDDYRSYREVNAFVARALLRFQKPDTLFWIQDYHFLSLGAELRTLGVKSPIGFFLHTPWPARSVIDSVPNHRDLVNAMLAYDLIGFQTEDDRENFSACIRADLCLQVRDGIVKSRHGRTRLAVFPIGIDADKFAASAAKAASHPDVSRLRRSLHGEKLAIGVDRLDYSKGLVNRINAFDRMWTMHPTLLRAASLLQIATPSRESIEAYGNLQNEVARLVSEVNGRHGEADWTPIRYLNKGYGQNVLAGLYRSAQVGVVTPMQDGMNLVAKEYVAAQSPVDPGVLVLSKFAGAANELDSALIVNPHDIDGMARTIAMALSMPLNERRMRYELMMAKLRRHSIQQWFADFLEALRDNEAQEAAEIEPLPAARAGFLASRLVTSSARYH; from the coding sequence GTGAACCTCGTCGTGGTTTCGAATCGGGTGGCGCGTGGCAAGGCCAGCGAGCCAATGACCGGCGGACTTGCGGCAGCTCTGCTGCCCGTTGTGGAGAATTCTGGGGCAGTTTGGGTGGGTTCCTCGGGCCGTGTGCGTGATGGCGCGCAGATGGAGCCGATTGCGCAGATCGAACAGATCGGCGCCGGCGCGCTGGCGCTGTTGGATTTTCCCGCCGCGCATTATGCCGGCTATTACGAAGGCTTCGCCAATTCCGTGCTCTGGCCGGCGCTGCATTCTCGCAGCGATCTGATCAGCATGTCGCAGGACGACTATCGTTCCTATCGCGAGGTCAACGCCTTCGTCGCGCGCGCACTGCTGCGGTTCCAGAAGCCGGATACGCTGTTCTGGATCCAGGACTATCATTTTCTCTCGCTCGGCGCGGAGCTGCGCACGCTCGGCGTGAAGAGCCCGATCGGCTTCTTCCTGCACACGCCATGGCCCGCGCGCAGCGTCATCGACAGCGTGCCGAATCATCGTGATCTCGTGAATGCGATGCTCGCCTACGATCTGATCGGCTTCCAGACCGAGGACGATCGCGAGAACTTCAGCGCCTGCATCCGCGCCGATCTCTGCCTCCAGGTGCGCGACGGCATCGTCAAATCGCGCCATGGCCGTACGCGTCTCGCGGTCTTCCCGATCGGCATCGATGCCGACAAGTTCGCGGCATCCGCCGCCAAGGCGGCATCGCATCCGGACGTGTCGCGGCTGCGCCGCAGCCTGCATGGCGAGAAGCTCGCCATCGGCGTCGACCGGCTCGATTATTCCAAGGGCCTGGTTAACCGCATCAATGCCTTCGACCGCATGTGGACGATGCATCCGACGCTGCTGCGCGCCGCGTCGCTGCTGCAGATCGCGACGCCGTCGCGCGAATCGATCGAGGCATATGGCAATCTGCAGAACGAGGTCGCGCGTCTCGTCAGCGAGGTCAATGGCCGCCACGGCGAGGCTGACTGGACGCCGATCCGCTATCTCAACAAGGGCTACGGCCAGAACGTGCTGGCCGGGCTCTATCGCAGCGCACAGGTCGGCGTGGTCACGCCGATGCAGGACGGCATGAATCTCGTCGCCAAGGAGTATGTCGCGGCGCAGAGCCCGGTCGATCCCGGCGTGCTGGTGCTGTCGAAATTCGCCGGCGCCGCCAACGAGCTCGATTCCGCGCTCATCGTCAATCCGCACGACATCGACGGCATGGCGCGCACCATCGCGATGGCCTTGTCGATGCCGCTCAACGAGCGCCGCATGCGCTATGAGCTCATGATGGCGAAGCTGCGCCGTCATTCGATCCAGCAATGGTTCGCGGATTTTCTGGAGGCGCTGCGGGACAACGAGGCTCAGGAGGCCGCCGAGATCGAACCTCTGCCGGCGGCGAGGGCAGGATTCCTCGCCAGCCGTCTGGTGACATCGAGCGCCCGCTATCACTGA
- the otsB gene encoding trehalose-phosphatase, translating into MSENSELIAARMSTLSDEPAETVPAPASLVPHLREVAILLDIDGTLLDLAPTPREVWVPPGLAETLNILLRRTSGALALVSGRSLNDIDLIFAPEIYPAVGGHGAEMRLASGGEADAIKAPPMDKELKRRLAAIARLSPGILLEDKGYSLALHYRLAPQAEKAIYEEVSRIRAELPGAPIEVLPGKCVCEIKHAGFTKASGVRELMRRAPFEGRKPFFIGDDVTDESVFAIMPDFAGLSFSVGRRALGVDGHFDAPDDVRAFLSRLAQGGTNSVPPR; encoded by the coding sequence ATGTCCGAGAATTCAGAACTGATTGCAGCGCGTATGTCCACCTTATCCGATGAGCCGGCCGAGACCGTTCCGGCACCCGCGAGCCTGGTGCCGCATCTGCGCGAGGTCGCGATCCTGCTCGACATCGACGGTACCCTGCTCGATCTGGCGCCGACGCCGCGCGAAGTGTGGGTCCCGCCGGGACTGGCCGAGACGTTGAACATCTTGCTGCGACGAACCTCCGGTGCATTGGCGCTGGTCTCCGGCCGCTCGCTCAATGACATCGATCTCATCTTCGCGCCGGAGATCTATCCCGCCGTCGGCGGCCACGGCGCGGAGATGCGGCTCGCCAGCGGCGGCGAGGCCGATGCCATCAAGGCGCCGCCGATGGACAAGGAGCTGAAGCGCCGACTGGCCGCGATCGCCAGGCTCAGCCCCGGCATTCTGCTCGAAGACAAAGGCTATTCGCTGGCGCTGCATTATCGTCTTGCGCCGCAGGCGGAGAAGGCGATCTACGAAGAAGTATCGCGCATCCGCGCCGAGCTGCCGGGCGCACCGATCGAGGTGCTGCCCGGCAAATGCGTCTGCGAGATCAAGCACGCCGGCTTCACCAAGGCGAGCGGCGTGCGCGAACTGATGCGGCGCGCGCCGTTCGAAGGGCGCAAGCCATTCTTCATCGGCGACGACGTGACCGACGAATCGGTATTTGCGATCATGCCCGATTTTGCCGGCCTGTCGTTCTCGGTCGGCCGGCGCGCGCTCGGCGTCGACGGACATTTCGACGCACCGGACGACGTGCGCGCGTTCCTGTCGCGCCTCGCGCAAGGTGGAACTAATTCAGTGCCGCCGCGCTGA